A genomic window from Denticeps clupeoides chromosome 11, fDenClu1.1, whole genome shotgun sequence includes:
- the thbs4a gene encoding thrombospondin-4a — translation MMEWGKVLLISQVILQFHLACVEAEGTVYDLLVSPDCLPDLLQGGLKNKRVNEAFVLTTFQMKTKAPTHVFKIHSPQDNTEHLAFIVQGKLNKATLRYQKSNGKVGQAVFSDTQLADGRPHNVMLQMSGLRTGPPRTSIYVDCNLVQTVDELPAAFKPGVGPGANKVAVKKMPPTAQDQLMELQLVIDDTVENVATLQDCTFQQSESLQHLGITATKVNSPEILMLTNMIVELKDMLQQQMEETAFLRKTLTECLPCDGHDGTTGDQNNGGKCGSVTCFQGGRCVQTASGPECSPCPEGYTGDGVNCDDVDECKFRPCFPGVRCINTSPGFRCESCPRGYRGPVVQGVGAVYAQTHKQVCEDIDECLVFDNGGCKPNSHCHNTMGSFRCGECRAGFTGDQQRGCHGDRLCGNGEPNPCDANADCVVERDGSISCQCKVGWAGNGYSCGRDTDIDAYPDEKLRCRDENCRKDNCVFVPNSGQEDADRDGMGDACDDDADSDGIMNVQDNCWLTPNIDQRNSDKDLHGDACDNCILVENPDQRDTDKDGLGDNCDDDMDGDGLKNILDNCLRVPNPDQVDRDGDGVGDACDSCPDVPNPNQSDVDNDLVGDTCDTNIDSDGDGHQNSKDNCPDVINSSQLDTDKDGRGDECDEDDDNDGIPDEADNCRLVKNPDQKDENGDNVGDACQGDFDQDKVIDRIDNCPENAEVTLTDFRAYQTVVLDPEGDAQIDPNWVVLNQGMEIVQTMNSDPGLAVGYTAFSGVDFEGTFHVNTVIDDDYAGFIFGYQDSSSFYVVMWKQTEQTYWQAVPFRAVAEPGIQLKAVKSKTGPGEQLRNSLWHTGDTNNQVRLLWKDPRNVGWKDKASYRWNLLHRPQVGYIRVRFYEGTEVVADSGVIIDTSMRGGRLGVFCFSQENIIWSNLKYRCNDTIPEDFEQYKTRLPTN, via the exons ATGATGGAATGGGGGAAAGTTTTACTCATTTCACAGGTGATCCTGCAGTTTCACTTGGCATGTGTGGAAGCTGAAGGAACTG TTTACGATCTCCTGGTATCACCGGACTGTTTGCCAGACCTGTTACAAGGCGGACTGAAGAACAAGCGTGTCAATGAGGCGTTCGTGCTGACCACCTTTCAGATGAAGACCAAAGCTCCAACCCATGTGTTTAAGATTCACAGTCCCCAGGACAACACAGAGCACCTTGCTTTCATAGTGCAGGGAAAACTCAACAAAG CCACACTTCGATACCAAAAAAGTAATGGTAAGGTGGGTCAAGCGGTCTTCAGCGATACCCAACTGGCAGATGGGCGCCCCCACAACGTCATGCTCCAGATGAGTGGCCTGCGGACAGGCCCACCCCGAACCTCCATCTACGTGGACTGCAACTTGGTTCAGACGGTTGACGAACTCCCTGCGGCCTTCAAGCCCGGAGTCGGCCCTGGAGCCAACAAAGTAGCAGTGAAGAAGATGCCTCCCACTGCACAG GACCAACTAATGGAACTTCAGCTGGTGATTGATGACACTGTTGAGAACGTGGCGACTTTGCAAGACTGCACCTTTCAACAGAGTGAATCACTTCAGCACTTGG GAATCACTGCCACCAAGGTGAACTCCCCCGAGATTCTAATGCTCACGAACATGATTGTGGAGCTCAAGGACATGCTTCAGCAGCAG ATGGAGGAAACGGCGTTTCTGAGGAAAACACTCACCGAATGTTTACCCTGTG ACGGGCACGACGGAACAACAGGTGACCAGAACAATGGGGGGAAGTGCGGCTCGGTCACGTGTTTCCAGGGCGGCAGGTGTGTCCAGACAGCCAGTGGACCGGAATGCTCGCCGTGCCCTGAAGGCTACACTGGAGATGGAGTGAACTGTGACGATGTGGATGAG TGCAAGTTCAGGCCCTGTTTCCCTGGAGTGAGATGCATCAACACCTCCCCCGGGTTCCGGTGTGAGAGCTGCCCGCGTGGATACAGGGGCCCAGTGGTCCAAGGTGTGGGTGCCGTCTACGCCCAGACACACAAGCAG GTCTGTGAAGACATTGATGAGTGCCTGGTATTCGACAATGGAGGATGCAAACCTAATTCTCACTGTCATAACACCATG GGCTCATTCCGCTGTGGTGAGTGCAGAGCTGGCTTCACTGGTGACCAGCAGAGAGGTTGCCACGGCGACAGACTATGCGGGAACGGCGAGCCCAACCCTTGTGATGCCAACGCTGACTGTGTGGTAGAACGAGATGGGAGCATCAGCTGCCAG TGTAAGGTCGGCTGGGCCGGTAATGGCTACTCCTGTGGCAGGGACACCGACATTGACGCCTACCCAGATGAAAAACTCAGGTGCAGAGATGAAAATTGCAGGAAG GACAACTGTGTGTTCGTCCCCAATTCTGGCCAAGAGGATGCGGACAGAGACGGGATGGGCGATGCCTGCGATGACGATGCAGACAGTGACGGCATCATGAATGTTCAG GACAACTGCTGGCTGACGCCGAACATAGACCAGAGGAACAGCGACAAGGACCTCCACGGAGACGCGTGTGACAACTGCATTTTGGTGGAGAACCCTGACCAGCGTGACACAGACAAGGACGGCCTGGGGGACAATTGTGACGACGACATGGATGGCGATG GTCTGAAGAACATTCTAGATAACTGCCTGAGAGTGCCAAACCCGGACCAAGTAGACAGAGACGGTGACGGGGTTGGTGATGCTTGTGACAGCTGTCCTGATGTCCCCAACCCAAACCAG TCGGACGTTGACAATGACCTGGTAGGGGATACATGCGATACAAACATAGACAG TGACGGAGATGGACATCAGAACAGCAAGGACAACTGCCCCGATGTCATCAACAGCTCTCAGCTCGACACGGATAAAGATGGCCGCGGAGACGAGTGCGACGAGGATGATGACAATGATGGCATTCCAGATGAAGCAGATAACTGCAGGCTTGTGAAGAACCCAGACCAGAAAGATGAAAATG GGGATAACGTGGGAGATGCCTGTCAAGGTGACTTTGACCAAGATAAAGTGATTGACAGAATTGATAACTGCCCTGAGAATGCTGAGGTCACACTCACAGACTTCAGAGCCTACCAAACGGTGGTGCTGGACCCAGAGGGCGACGCCCAAATCGACCCCAACTGGGTCGTCCTCAATCAG GGCATGGAGATCGTCCAGACCATGAACAGTGATCCTGGTCTTGCAGTTG GATACACGGCCTTCAGCGGGGTGGACTTTGAAGGGACGTTCCACGTGAACACGGTGATCGACGATGACTACGCAGGCTTCATTTTCGGATACCAGGACTCATCCAGCTTCTACGTGGTGATGTGGAAGCAGACGGAGCAGACCTATTGGCAGGCTGTGCCTTTCCGAGCCGTAGCAGAGCCTGGGATCCAACTTAAG GCTGTAAAATCCAAGACGGGCCCCGGGGAGCAACTGCGGAACTCTTTATGGCACACTGGGGACACAAACAACCAGGTCCGCCTGCTGTGGAAGGACCCACGCAACGTGGGCTGGAAAGACAAAGCGTCCTACCGCTGGAACCTGCTGCACCGCCCCCAAGTTGGATACATCAG AGTCCGTTTCTACGAGGGAACAGAGGTGGTGGCAGACTCCGGGGTGATCATTGACACCAGCATGAGAGGCGGCCGTCTCGGGGTCTTCTGCTTCTCTCAAGAAAACATCATCTGGTCCAACCTCAAGTACCGCTGCAACG ACACAATTCCTGAAGACTTTGAACAATACAAGACTCGGCTTCCAACCAACTAA